In Micropterus dolomieu isolate WLL.071019.BEF.003 ecotype Adirondacks linkage group LG09, ASM2129224v1, whole genome shotgun sequence, the DNA window TCCATAACAAAGCTATGAACTTTTATACAATGAAAAACTTTGACAGAAACCTGGCTAATGATTGTTTGCGATTTCAGATCAACACATCCTGTTGGAgcttgaaaaacagaaaatagtgGTCTTCACTCCATCACGCCGTGTTGGGGGTAAGCGAGTGGTTTGCTATGATGACCGCTTTATCGTCAAGTTGGCATATGAGTCAGACGGCGTGATCGTATCCAATGACACCTACCGTGACCTACAAGGAGAAAGACCTGAGTGGAAGAAATGCATCGAGGAGAGACTCCTCATGTACTCCTTTGTGAATGACAAGTAAGCAGTCAGCCTGTTCTTCTAGCTGGGCCTGAGCAGGTTTCACATTTTTCctgtttaatgttaatgttgttcCTGAAGGCATATTGCATTGTGATGGTGTAATCAGGGAAACACAATTATGTTGCACCCAGCTGATTTGTCACATGTAGATGAAGACATCAGTGATAAGTcacttctgttttgttttgtttttttggttcaGGTTCATGCCCCCAGATGACCCACTGGGTCGCCATGGCCCCAGTCTAGACAACTTCCTTAGGAAAAAGCCACTGCCTACGGAGCAAAAGAGACAGCTCTGCCCCTATGGTAAGATAATATGATTAGCACAGAGCTCAGGAAGAGGAACCCTTCTGCtgcaatatacagtattttctcaCTGTGTACTGTTAGACTTTTCATTCTTTTAGTGGTTTCGGACACGGAAGGAATGTCGTTCTCAAATGACATGACCTATaaccttttgtgtgtgtatccaatTTGGTTTTCCTCAGACAAAAAGTGCACTTACGGCATCAAATGTAAGTTCTACCACCCAGAGCGGGCAAACCAGTCCTACCTATCCTTGGCTGATGAACTGCGAGAGAAAGCCCAAATTTCCACtttaaaagaagagagaaatgCCACATTACCACCCAGACAGCTTCAAGCTGATCCTCATGACTCTGAGTACACTAGAGACCAGCAAAGTTCTTCACATCCCGGTCAGGTTAGTGAAAATACACTGCTGTACTGGGAGGATCCCAGAAAAAGTCTGAATCATATGTCCCGTTCTATAACAGGAGGCCAATGTCAGAAAGAGTGGCCTGGGCTGCACTCGATGCCCAGTCATTACTATGCCAACATCTCTCATGAGTACCTGGATTCTGGCCTTGGCTCTTATGAGAGTCACTACTCTGACTTTTCGCATTGCCTCAGCAACTCCCATAAGCTCAGTTCCCTGGAGCAAAGTGGTCTCACTGGACCCAGACATGCCTCAGTGCATTCGGAGAAAATTAACAACAGCCAGTCCTGCTGttaccatcatcatcaacatcatggAAAACTGAACTCCAAGCGTCAACCCAAATATGACACCCACCCCCCTCACATGTTCCCGCTTGGTGTGCCACACCAACACAGCCTCCCCAGCCATCTCCATTACAGCGGAGCCCCACATCATCAGCAAAATTACTGGTCAGATCCCTTTCTGGGGCTCCCCCAAGCCAGGACATCATGTGGTCTCCCGTCGTCGGTCCAttactcacactcacacaactCTTGTTGCTCTAGCAAAGGCCATCAGTACCATTCCTGGGGCCAACAACAGTCATCCTCTGCTGCATTTGACTCACAAAGGTTGGAACTCCGCACGAAACTGCAAGCCATCTTCAATCCGCATCAGGTGGATACAGTCATGGAAATGTTTCCACATCTGATGGATGCAGAGAAACTGGCTGCAGAGATCCTCAACTTGAAGGCACAGAGAGAGATTTTCTGATGATTCCTCTGATGAACTAACATGACGTGTTAACACTGTGTAATGTGCATTGTAGTGCAATTTGACTTCCTATTTATAAGTTATATGTATTTGTATGACATTATAGTCAAATGTGACCTTGTCATCCATATTTTGGATGAAAAGTGCCCCTTGACCAAAAATATTTATGATTGTGTTTCTAGAGTTGTGACTACATATCTTTGTCCAAAAATAAGTTCTCATGCAATACAGAAATGCAGTACAAAGtattaatttttcttttactttcacTGCAGTTCACCAGAACAGCTTGCTGTTCACTATTATCTCTGTGAGGTGTTGCTACAATATATTTCGACACACAGGACTTACAATAAGTGGTGATCTTACTAGGGAACTGAAAAAAAACTTGACACTAGTGAAAGGAATTTGCTGATGTGTCACCACCCTTTTCCTGTAAATCGGCATCAATGAAACATTCTTAGAACAACCGTAACATTACACAAGTATTTGGGTTACTGTGTGAttgaaaaatggcaaaaaaaaatgtgaagtttagttCTCATGAAAATGCAGATTATGTTCTCTTAGAAAATCACTTTGTAAAGGTATACTGTAATATACATTTATAGTAAGCATGTGTATAAAAAATTAGATATTATGTGTGTCATTTGGACTTAAATGTAAGGTTATCGTTCTTTCTTGTGCTTAGCTAATCTGAAATATGCATCCAAGGTTTAACAGGAACTAAATAACTTGGCACTCACTCATGCTTACATCACAACGTATTGCCTAAAATTCCTACTCAACTAAATTTCACAGGTGTGTCTCCTGTGCACAGACCTATCTGCTACAACCTTTTTTCTAAAAAATTTGGGCGAGCCCAATGGTTTTACACACCAAGAAATGTTCTACTCTGCAGCTTGTGCTGCAAGATTGAACAAataagaagtgtgtgtgtgtgtgtgtgtgtgttcatgtgacaGACTGATGTCAATTGAAAACAGTTTTTGGCTAGTCTAGAGTTACTGTTGAATAATAGCTTAATTTTCTATAAAGATGCTTTAACTGACCCATGGATAACAATGTTAGTTGTTTGGTCAGTCGGCCACCACTTTGGTGCAGACTGAAGTATAGCTATTTGATGGATTTTGGATATAGCAACACCATGAGGTTGacttttaaaacaataactattggatggattgctgtgaaatttgGTAAACACATTCATCGTCCCCAGACGAGGAAATGTAATCTTTTCGATCCCCTGACTGCTTTTGCTTATGACTGAATGCCTGCTAAAATAATGACATTGCCACCTGTCTCAGCTGATGTTGGCATGGTAACCTCAACTAATgcggtgaacatggtaaatattataCCTGCAAAACATTACCATGCTAGCATTAtcattgtaagcatgttagcagTTTAGCTCAGtgcaagaaagaaaacagttaACAGTGCTCAGACCTATGGTTGGCTAAGCCATGTGCTTGAAATTCACAGTTTCTCTGTAAGACTAAGACAATTTTTGTGCTTGTTTTGGGACTAGTACAGCAACGAACTCAAGAAGAGAACAGCAACTTTGTGCACCTCTAACATTACTGTCTGCCGAAACTCACACAATTATTTGACGAAATGGTATTTTTATTGTGAttaacagac includes these proteins:
- the LOC123976073 gene encoding endoribonuclease ZC3H12A isoform X1; amino-acid sequence: MDQAIFSQSSNLTVLEPDSEDLLLRIDFFRKLGYSSAEVKAALRKLSLSTDTNAVLGELVRSRTCTAPCLSSSDCDEKSVGQKDPLLPSSWELGPCKITPQHTAHTELRPIVIDGSNVAMSHGNKEVFSCRGIQLACDFFLDRGHNTITVFVPTWRKEQPRPDTPITDQHILLELEKQKIVVFTPSRRVGGKRVVCYDDRFIVKLAYESDGVIVSNDTYRDLQGERPEWKKCIEERLLMYSFVNDKFMPPDDPLGRHGPSLDNFLRKKPLPTEQKRQLCPYDKKCTYGIKCKFYHPERANQSYLSLADELREKAQISTLKEERNATLPPRQLQADPHDSEYTRDQQSSSHPGQVSENTLLYWEDPRKSLNHMSRSITGGQCQKEWPGLHSMPSHYYANISHEYLDSGLGSYESHYSDFSHCLSNSHKLSSLEQSGLTGPRHASVHSEKINNSQSCCYHHHQHHGKLNSKRQPKYDTHPPHMFPLGVPHQHSLPSHLHYSGAPHHQQNYWSDPFLGLPQARTSCGLPSSVHYSHSHNSCCSSKGHQYHSWGQQQSSSAAFDSQRLELRTKLQAIFNPHQVDTVMEMFPHLMDAEKLAAEILNLKAQREIF
- the LOC123976073 gene encoding endoribonuclease ZC3H12A isoform X2: MDQAIFSQSSNLTVLEPDSEDLLLRIDFFRKLGYSSAEVKAALRKLSLSTDTNAVLGELVRSRTCTAPCLSSSDCDEKSVGQKDPLLPSSWELGPCKITPQHTAHTELRPIVIDGSNVAMSHGNKEVFSCRGIQLACDFFLDRGHNTITVFVPTWRKEQPRPDTPITDQHILLELEKQKIVVFTPSRRVGGKRVVCYDDRFIVKLAYESDGVIVSNDTYRDLQGERPEWKKCIEERLLMYSFVNDKFMPPDDPLGRHGPSLDNFLRKKPLPTEQKRQLCPYDKKCTYGIKCKFYHPERANQSYLSLADELREKAQISTLKEERNATLPPRQLQADPHDSEYTRDQQSSSHPGQEANVRKSGLGCTRCPVITMPTSLMSTWILALALMRVTTLTFRIASATPISSVPWSKVVSLDPDMPQCIRRKLTTASPAVTIIINIMEN